In Vibrio japonicus, the following are encoded in one genomic region:
- a CDS encoding DUF3012 domain-containing protein, translated as MKKLAFTLFTLLALSACKDEVGTQDWCEAMDQTPKTKWNAQTAVDYAKHCVILNPVGSDAWCNQLENKPKADWSTNDAASYAKHCIF; from the coding sequence ATGAAAAAACTGGCTTTTACTCTCTTTACTCTGCTTGCGTTGAGTGCATGTAAAGATGAAGTGGGAACTCAAGACTGGTGTGAGGCTATGGATCAAACACCAAAAACAAAATGGAACGCGCAAACAGCTGTGGATTACGCAAAGCACTGCGTCATTTTGAATCCAGTAGGCAGCGACGCCTGGTGTAACCAACTAGAAAACAAACCAAAAGCAGATTGGTCAACAAACGACGCGGCCAGCTACGCAAAACACTGCATTTTTTAA
- a CDS encoding substrate-binding domain-containing protein — protein sequence MATMKDIARLAGVSTSTVSHVINKSRFVSEEISERVNKAAQELNYAPSALARSLKINRTKTIGMLVTTSTNPFFGEVVKGVERSCYHKGYNLILCNTEGDNECMRESINTLLQKRVDGLILMCSSLEGERIDVFEKYPDIPVVVMDWGPILFTSDKIQDNSLRGGYMAAKYLVDAGHTHIGCITGPLVKHQAQMRYEGYKRALNEAGLEFNPNWIIESDFECEGGYESFHKMCDKGALPEAIFVCNDMMALGVINAANERGIRIPEDLSIIGYDDIHIAKFMTPALTTIHQPKYRLGKAAVEALLNKLDGGETEPQVVQLEPTLVERKTVKRVN from the coding sequence ATGGCAACAATGAAAGACATTGCGAGACTGGCGGGGGTATCGACCTCGACCGTTAGCCATGTAATCAACAAGTCGCGATTTGTCAGTGAAGAGATTTCTGAGCGAGTCAACAAGGCTGCTCAGGAGCTTAATTATGCACCTTCCGCGTTAGCTCGCAGCCTTAAAATCAATCGTACCAAAACCATTGGTATGCTGGTCACGACCTCAACCAACCCGTTTTTTGGTGAAGTGGTAAAAGGTGTTGAGCGCAGCTGTTATCACAAAGGGTATAACCTGATTTTGTGTAACACGGAAGGCGACAATGAGTGTATGCGTGAATCGATCAATACCTTGCTGCAAAAGCGCGTCGATGGCTTGATTTTGATGTGTTCGTCGTTGGAAGGAGAGCGCATTGATGTGTTTGAGAAGTACCCAGACATTCCTGTCGTAGTGATGGACTGGGGACCCATTCTGTTTACCAGTGACAAAATTCAAGATAACTCACTGCGCGGTGGTTACATGGCGGCGAAGTATTTGGTGGATGCAGGGCATACACACATTGGTTGTATTACCGGGCCGCTGGTGAAACATCAGGCGCAAATGCGTTATGAAGGGTATAAACGCGCATTGAATGAAGCGGGACTCGAGTTCAATCCTAACTGGATCATTGAGTCAGACTTTGAGTGCGAAGGCGGTTATGAATCTTTTCACAAGATGTGCGATAAAGGCGCGCTACCAGAAGCGATTTTTGTCTGTAACGATATGATGGCGCTGGGCGTCATCAATGCGGCAAATGAGCGGGGAATTCGAATTCCTGAAGATCTTTCAATTATTGGCTACGATGATATCCATATTGCGAAGTTTATGACCCCAGCGTTGACGACGATTCACCAGCCAAAATATCGCTTAGGTAAAGCAGCAGTAGAAGCGTTACTGAATAAGTTGGACGGCGGAGAAACTGAACCGCAAGTGGTACAGCTCGAGCCTACATTGGTGGAGCGTAAAACCGTGAAACGCGTGAACTAA
- a CDS encoding helix-turn-helix domain-containing protein — MPEDFYDDYPSLTLSKESSDQNIEPLKLGQRIKDIRSKLGITLEEASQRTGLARSTLSKIENEQISPTFQAMQKLAAGLQIDMPQLFEPPRKKVAAGRRDITLSGQGKPHPTSTYEHELLATQLSNKKMMPFKSCIHARQFEEYGDWVRHDGEEFLLILSGSVRFYSEFYEPVELHEGDSVYYDANMGHMLVSTSKEDAQILWVTAK; from the coding sequence ATGCCCGAAGATTTCTATGACGACTATCCGTCATTGACTCTATCTAAAGAGTCGTCAGATCAAAATATCGAGCCACTAAAGCTAGGCCAACGTATAAAAGACATACGTAGTAAGCTTGGCATCACGCTTGAAGAAGCAAGTCAAAGAACAGGGCTTGCTCGTTCTACATTGAGCAAAATAGAGAATGAGCAAATCTCACCGACGTTTCAGGCAATGCAAAAATTAGCGGCAGGCTTGCAAATAGATATGCCGCAACTGTTTGAACCACCTAGGAAAAAAGTTGCAGCGGGTAGGCGTGACATTACGTTGTCAGGTCAAGGCAAGCCTCATCCAACATCGACTTACGAGCACGAACTACTCGCCACACAGCTCTCGAACAAAAAGATGATGCCGTTTAAGAGCTGTATTCATGCACGCCAATTTGAAGAGTACGGTGATTGGGTAAGACATGATGGTGAAGAGTTTCTACTGATCTTATCTGGCTCTGTTCGATTCTATTCAGAGTTTTATGAACCCGTAGAATTGCATGAAGGTGATAGCGTCTACTACGATGCCAATATGGGTCATATGCTGGTGTCAACCAGTAAAGAAGACGCTCAAATTTTATGGGTTACTGCCAAGTAA
- a CDS encoding serine hydroxymethyltransferase: protein MNNTYQNHSLENFFSTNLSATDDAVFAGIQAEFSRQNEQIELIASENIVSKAVMQAQGTCLTNKYAEGYPGRRYYGGCEHVDTVEAIAIERAKKLFKCEYANVQPHSGAQANGAVKLALLQPGDTILGMSLDAGGHLTHGARPALSGKWFNAVQYGVDRETLEINYEDVRALAIEHKPKMIIAGGSAIPRTIDFAKFREIADEVDAILMVDMAHIAGLIATGAHPSPLPHAHVVTTTTHKTLRGPRGGMILTNHEDIIKKINSAVFPGLQGGPLMHVIAAKAVAFGEALGPEFKTYIDSVITNAKVLAEVLQTRGCDIVTGGTDTHLMLVDLRPKGLKGNKAEEALERAGITCNKNGIPFDSEKPMITSGIRLGTPAGTSRGFGAEEFKLIGNWIGDVLDGLVENPEGNAEVEQRVRKEVKALCNRFPLYQ, encoded by the coding sequence ATGAACAACACTTATCAGAATCACAGCCTAGAGAACTTTTTCTCTACCAACCTTTCTGCTACAGACGATGCGGTTTTTGCAGGTATCCAAGCTGAATTTTCTCGTCAGAATGAACAAATTGAGCTAATTGCTTCAGAGAACATCGTATCTAAAGCAGTTATGCAAGCTCAGGGCACTTGCCTTACAAATAAATATGCAGAAGGCTACCCAGGTCGACGTTACTACGGTGGTTGTGAACACGTTGATACCGTAGAGGCAATCGCGATTGAACGCGCTAAGAAACTTTTTAAGTGTGAATACGCAAACGTTCAACCTCACTCAGGCGCACAAGCAAATGGCGCAGTTAAACTGGCTCTTCTTCAGCCAGGCGACACGATTCTTGGCATGTCTTTAGACGCTGGTGGTCACCTAACTCACGGTGCGCGCCCTGCTCTATCAGGTAAATGGTTTAACGCTGTTCAATATGGTGTTGACCGTGAAACACTAGAAATCAACTACGAAGATGTGCGTGCACTTGCCATTGAGCACAAACCAAAAATGATCATTGCAGGTGGTAGTGCGATTCCACGTACTATCGACTTCGCTAAATTCCGTGAAATTGCAGACGAAGTGGATGCAATCCTAATGGTTGATATGGCACACATCGCGGGTCTTATCGCGACTGGTGCTCACCCTAGCCCACTACCACACGCACACGTTGTAACAACAACAACGCACAAAACACTGCGTGGTCCTCGTGGCGGCATGATCCTGACTAATCACGAAGACATCATCAAAAAGATTAACTCAGCGGTATTCCCTGGCCTTCAAGGTGGCCCACTGATGCACGTTATTGCGGCAAAAGCCGTGGCATTTGGTGAAGCTTTGGGGCCTGAATTTAAAACTTATATTGATTCGGTGATCACCAACGCAAAAGTTCTTGCTGAAGTATTGCAAACTCGCGGTTGCGACATTGTGACTGGCGGTACTGATACTCACCTGATGCTTGTTGACCTACGCCCTAAAGGTTTGAAAGGCAACAAAGCAGAAGAAGCACTAGAGCGTGCGGGGATCACATGTAATAAAAATGGCATCCCATTCGATTCAGAGAAGCCTATGATTACATCGGGTATCCGTTTGGGTACACCAGCTGGCACAAGCCGCGGCTTTGGCGCAGAAGAATTCAAGCTCATCGGTAATTGGATTGGCGATGTACTGGATGGGTTAGTAGAAAACCCAGAAGGCAACGCAGAAGTAGAACAACGCGTTCGCAAAGAAGTGAAAGCGCTGTGTAACCGCTTCCCTCTTTACCAATAA
- a CDS encoding LuxR C-terminal-related transcriptional regulator, producing MMDCDSHRLTLLSDVSMQSNLFKDSLESGLKLKVNIVTDEDLQTSDDVDSLLGDFLLFDYHYLDDEKLNAYSQLKSTSDKPVKEIVINCPKDVASTQLFRWRNLVGVFYVDDDLSLLLKGMEKIMNDEMWLSRKLAQEYIEFFRGANTVTTSQAYANLTKREKEIMRLLGHGASNLQIADELYVSENTVKTHLHNIFKKIHAKNRLQALLWANENIALEERT from the coding sequence ATGATGGATTGTGATTCCCACCGATTAACTCTTTTGTCTGATGTGAGTATGCAGTCTAATTTGTTTAAAGACTCACTCGAAAGTGGACTTAAGCTAAAGGTTAATATAGTAACCGACGAAGATCTTCAGACTTCTGATGATGTAGACAGTTTACTCGGTGATTTTTTATTATTTGACTACCATTACTTGGATGACGAAAAGCTCAACGCTTATAGTCAGCTCAAGTCTACGAGCGATAAGCCAGTGAAGGAGATAGTGATTAACTGTCCGAAAGATGTGGCTTCTACTCAGTTGTTCAGATGGCGAAACTTAGTCGGTGTATTTTATGTTGATGATGATCTTTCTCTATTGCTCAAGGGCATGGAAAAGATCATGAATGATGAAATGTGGCTGTCTCGTAAACTTGCGCAGGAGTACATTGAGTTCTTTCGTGGCGCCAACACAGTGACGACATCGCAGGCGTACGCGAATCTGACGAAACGAGAAAAAGAGATCATGCGCCTACTTGGACACGGTGCATCGAACTTGCAGATTGCTGATGAGTTATACGTCAGTGAAAATACAGTAAAAACTCACCTGCACAATATATTTAAAAAAATTCACGCCAAAAATCGATTGCAAGCCTTATTGTGGGCAAATGAGAATATCGCGCTGGAAGAGCGTACTTGA
- a CDS encoding S1 family peptidase: MRTSILAASLFFTANVGAAVEVTPYIVNGIDIIEVSSEFPSFVSLFYDRIDYDGVYGLRPFCGATLLSDQFILTAAHCVYGDRDSQLFMSVVPQLQNENDFPYSALQRVMVEEYYYPDTYNDDTLFDDIAVLKLVSPITAVTSYAVFADSNFDDYRKASEEFFAVGHGNTQSNQDNSQEVQKTQLSYVPNAYCDIYGTSTSKNLCMTGADTSASNSIYDNATCQGDSGGPLYWQGKQVGITSFGPRTCGNPNVTPNSVFTEVSQYEDWIRSVMNGNETPKVVVTDSERYAHLEQQASAVAVSGNTSASGSQSSGGGGSLGFAMLSLLGILSFMRRPIK; the protein is encoded by the coding sequence ATGAGAACAAGTATACTCGCTGCGAGTTTGTTTTTTACTGCAAATGTCGGGGCAGCGGTAGAAGTCACTCCATATATAGTAAATGGTATAGATATTATTGAGGTTTCATCTGAGTTTCCTTCTTTTGTCAGTCTTTTTTATGACCGTATCGATTACGATGGAGTCTACGGTCTCCGCCCATTTTGCGGGGCGACTCTGCTCTCTGACCAATTTATTTTAACAGCTGCGCATTGTGTCTATGGGGACAGAGACAGCCAATTGTTTATGTCTGTGGTTCCTCAGTTGCAAAATGAAAATGACTTTCCATATTCCGCTTTGCAGCGTGTGATGGTTGAAGAGTATTACTATCCCGACACATACAATGACGATACGCTATTTGATGATATTGCTGTTTTAAAACTGGTATCGCCAATCACTGCGGTAACCAGTTATGCGGTATTTGCGGATTCGAATTTTGACGATTACCGCAAAGCGTCAGAAGAGTTTTTCGCGGTTGGCCACGGAAACACCCAATCCAATCAAGACAACTCTCAGGAAGTACAGAAAACACAGTTAAGTTATGTGCCTAACGCATATTGCGATATCTATGGCACAAGTACGTCTAAAAATTTATGTATGACGGGTGCGGATACTAGTGCGAGTAACTCCATATATGACAATGCCACCTGCCAAGGTGACTCTGGCGGTCCGCTATATTGGCAAGGTAAGCAAGTAGGTATTACAAGCTTTGGCCCCCGCACTTGCGGAAACCCAAATGTCACTCCAAACTCTGTATTTACAGAAGTGTCACAATACGAAGATTGGATTCGATCTGTTATGAACGGTAACGAAACGCCTAAAGTGGTTGTGACAGATAGCGAGAGGTATGCGCACTTGGAGCAGCAGGCGTCGGCAGTCGCGGTGAGTGGTAATACGTCAGCTTCTGGTTCTCAGTCTTCGGGCGGAGGAGGCTCATTGGGTTTTGCCATGCTGTCGTTGTTAGGCATACTTTCGTTTATGAGACGCCCGATAAAATAA
- the gcvH gene encoding glycine cleavage system protein GcvH, which translates to MDNTLKFADSHEWVRDNGDGTATIGISEHAQEMLGDVVFVDLPEVEAEIEAGDSFSLVESVKAASDIYAPISGEIVEINEELEDSPELINEEPYEGGWIVKVKMSDPSELDNLKDAEEYLNSIEEE; encoded by the coding sequence ATGGACAACACTTTGAAGTTTGCAGATAGCCACGAATGGGTACGTGACAACGGTGACGGTACAGCAACTATCGGTATTTCTGAGCACGCGCAAGAAATGCTAGGTGACGTAGTATTCGTTGACCTACCGGAAGTGGAAGCTGAAATCGAAGCAGGCGATAGCTTCTCACTGGTTGAATCAGTAAAAGCAGCTTCAGACATCTACGCACCAATCAGCGGTGAAATCGTAGAAATCAACGAAGAATTAGAAGATAGCCCTGAGCTAATCAACGAAGAACCATACGAAGGCGGCTGGATTGTTAAAGTGAAGATGTCTGACCCATCTGAACTAGACAACCTGAAAGACGCAGAAGAATACCTAAACTCAATTGAAGAAGAGTAA
- a CDS encoding DEAD/DEAH box helicase, whose amino-acid sequence MTDSVIQFSDLALNDSILSALDGMGFVSPTPIQAAAIPHLMAGSDALGKAQTGTGKTAAFSLPLLNKVDFSQRKPQAIVLAPTRELAIQVAAEMKNLGKNISGLKVLEIYGGASIVDQMRALKNGAQIIVGTPGRVQDLINRDRLHLDEVHTFVLDEADEMLNMGFVDDVTAIMEHAPSSAQRVLFSATMPPMLKNIVERFLREPVTIDVAGKNHTVDKVEQQFWVVKGVEKDEAMSRLLETEETDASIVFVRTRQDTERLADWLCARGFKASALHGDIPQSLRERTVDHIKQGVIDILVATDVVARGLDVPRITHVFNYDIPFDVESYIHRIGRTGRAGRKGKAILLVRTNQMRMLRTIERVTKSSMEEIQLPMRDKVAEARLVKLGAELEADKEHKALEKFSELVEKLQETLEIDATTLAAILLKRQQGKRPLFYIGEDPMIEAIERDKKRRQDRREGGRDGRREGGRDFNSNQDWDTYQFQVGREQGVQVKDIVGALANELGLTKGSIGAIKLAQGETYVQLPKAMSSDAATKLSKLRIRQKQVDAVVCDFNDFREPRGRRDGGRDGGGRGRDGGRREGGFRNRDGNREGNREGGGYRGNREGGRGNREGGRDGERRFDRNRGGDHRGNHRGERGHGRARRSEG is encoded by the coding sequence ATGACAGATTCTGTAATCCAGTTTAGCGATCTAGCGCTTAACGACTCTATCCTTTCTGCTCTTGACGGAATGGGTTTCGTTTCACCAACTCCAATTCAGGCGGCGGCTATCCCTCACCTGATGGCTGGTTCAGACGCACTAGGTAAAGCTCAAACGGGTACTGGTAAAACAGCAGCGTTCTCTCTGCCACTTCTAAACAAGGTTGATTTCTCTCAACGTAAGCCACAAGCGATCGTGCTTGCTCCGACTCGTGAGCTAGCAATCCAAGTAGCTGCTGAGATGAAGAACCTAGGTAAAAACATCTCTGGCCTTAAAGTGCTAGAAATCTACGGTGGTGCATCTATCGTTGATCAGATGCGTGCTCTTAAAAATGGCGCGCAAATTATCGTAGGTACACCAGGTCGTGTTCAAGACCTAATCAACCGCGATCGCCTTCACCTAGACGAAGTACACACATTCGTTCTGGATGAAGCAGACGAAATGCTAAACATGGGTTTCGTTGATGACGTAACAGCGATCATGGAACACGCGCCATCTTCTGCACAACGTGTTTTGTTCTCTGCGACTATGCCTCCAATGCTGAAAAACATTGTTGAGCGCTTCCTACGTGAACCAGTAACGATTGACGTTGCGGGTAAAAACCACACAGTAGATAAAGTAGAGCAACAATTCTGGGTTGTTAAAGGCGTAGAAAAAGACGAAGCCATGTCTCGTCTACTTGAAACTGAAGAGACTGACGCGTCTATCGTATTCGTACGTACTCGTCAGGATACTGAGCGTCTGGCTGATTGGTTATGTGCACGCGGCTTCAAAGCGTCTGCACTACACGGTGACATTCCTCAGTCTCTACGTGAGCGTACTGTTGATCACATCAAACAAGGTGTTATCGACATTCTTGTTGCAACTGACGTTGTTGCTCGTGGTCTTGACGTTCCTCGTATCACGCACGTATTTAACTACGACATCCCATTCGATGTTGAGTCATACATCCACCGTATCGGCCGTACTGGTCGTGCTGGACGTAAAGGTAAAGCGATCCTTCTAGTTCGCACAAACCAAATGCGTATGCTTCGCACTATCGAGCGCGTAACTAAGTCTTCAATGGAAGAAATCCAACTTCCAATGCGTGACAAAGTTGCTGAAGCTCGTCTAGTTAAACTAGGTGCTGAACTAGAAGCAGACAAAGAACACAAAGCGCTAGAGAAATTCTCTGAGCTAGTTGAAAAACTGCAAGAAACGCTAGAAATCGATGCAACTACACTAGCTGCTATCCTTCTTAAGCGTCAGCAAGGCAAACGCCCGCTATTCTACATTGGCGAAGACCCAATGATTGAAGCAATTGAGCGTGATAAGAAACGTCGTCAAGATCGCCGCGAAGGTGGCCGTGATGGTCGTCGTGAAGGTGGACGTGACTTCAACAGCAACCAAGATTGGGATACTTACCAGTTCCAAGTTGGTCGCGAGCAAGGCGTTCAAGTGAAAGACATCGTTGGTGCACTAGCAAACGAACTAGGCCTAACTAAAGGTTCTATCGGCGCGATCAAACTGGCTCAAGGCGAAACTTACGTTCAGCTGCCAAAAGCAATGTCTTCAGACGCAGCAACTAAGCTAAGCAAGCTTCGTATTCGTCAGAAACAAGTTGACGCTGTTGTTTGTGACTTCAACGATTTCCGTGAACCTCGTGGTCGCCGTGACGGTGGTCGTGATGGTGGTGGTCGTGGTCGCGATGGCGGTCGTCGTGAAGGCGGTTTCCGTAATCGTGATGGTAACCGTGAAGGCAACCGCGAAGGCGGCGGCTACCGTGGTAACCGTGAAGGTGGTCGTGGTAATCGTGAAGGCGGCCGTGATGGCGAACGTCGTTTCGACCGTAACCGTGGTGGTGATCACCGTGGTAACCATCGTGGTGAACGTGGTCATGGACGTGCTCGTCGCAGCGAAGGTTAA
- the rbsK gene encoding ribokinase, producing the protein MNKLVVLGSVNADHVLQVPSFPRPGETLHGRNYQVIPGGKGANQAVAAARLKADTGFIACVGDDAFGINIRENFKMDNIDIGAVKMQPNCPTGIAMIQVSDSGENSICLSAEANDKLTAEAIEPDLERIRQADYLLMQLETPLCGIEKAAQVAKQAQTKVILNPAPAKALSDELLSCVDIITPNETEAEVLTGIEVTDDGTAQEAANALHRKGIDTVLITLGAKGVWLSMDGKGELISGFRVAATDTTAAGDTFNGALVTGLLEQLPLKSAIKFAHAAAAISVTRFGAQTSIPSREEVDAFLTEHE; encoded by the coding sequence ATGAATAAGTTAGTGGTTTTAGGTAGTGTTAACGCTGACCATGTTCTTCAAGTGCCTTCTTTTCCTCGCCCAGGCGAGACGCTTCATGGTCGCAATTACCAAGTTATCCCAGGTGGTAAAGGGGCGAACCAAGCGGTCGCAGCCGCCCGTCTAAAAGCAGATACTGGGTTTATCGCCTGTGTTGGTGACGATGCATTTGGCATCAACATTCGCGAAAACTTCAAAATGGATAACATCGATATCGGTGCGGTCAAAATGCAGCCTAACTGCCCAACAGGCATCGCGATGATTCAAGTCTCAGACAGTGGTGAAAACAGCATTTGTCTATCCGCGGAAGCGAATGACAAATTGACTGCAGAGGCGATTGAGCCGGATCTAGAGCGTATTCGTCAGGCTGACTATCTGTTGATGCAGCTAGAAACACCACTTTGCGGCATCGAAAAAGCGGCACAAGTCGCTAAGCAAGCGCAAACCAAGGTAATACTTAACCCAGCGCCAGCGAAAGCGTTGTCTGATGAGCTCCTATCTTGTGTCGACATCATCACCCCGAATGAAACCGAAGCAGAAGTATTAACCGGAATCGAAGTTACGGATGATGGGACTGCGCAAGAAGCTGCGAATGCTCTCCACAGAAAGGGTATCGACACCGTATTGATTACACTTGGTGCGAAAGGTGTTTGGTTAAGCATGGATGGTAAAGGGGAGCTGATCTCCGGTTTTAGAGTAGCGGCAACCGATACCACCGCTGCGGGGGATACCTTTAATGGGGCATTGGTCACTGGTTTATTGGAACAATTGCCTCTAAAATCAGCCATTAAGTTTGCTCATGCGGCGGCAGCAATTTCGGTAACTCGCTTTGGCGCGCAAACCTCAATACCTAGCAGAGAAGAAGTTGACGCTTTTCTTACCGAGCACGAATAA
- a CDS encoding S1 family peptidase, whose translation MLKQASVLMMWFISAFASALEVTPYIVNGSIVNISNYPSFASLFYRTATHYTPSSFCGATIINSRFVLTSAHCLQQDDEFLLHTVVSPNLEDESDFLSSAQAKAGAFYYPTSFVNSPNELWRDDIAIIELESPLPVDDLQYLLNSSINNNFPVNGEFYALGHGYINTDEPGGTELLKTQLSILSNTQCESVFGGKISDKQLCFGSPEVTGGTQNSICAGDSGGPVYYYYGGEYIQVGISSFGLETCGDPKYRVTSVFTDIYDYQGWINQVLNGEVEPKIYVDVQNGERVLVKSQLATSLPPGTSQLATQKSGGSFSLANVFGLLLLVVFSRMSIPLVRLKMPHSHK comes from the coding sequence ATGCTTAAACAAGCTAGTGTCCTGATGATGTGGTTTATAAGTGCTTTTGCTTCGGCACTTGAAGTTACGCCTTATATTGTTAATGGCTCAATAGTAAATATCTCTAATTATCCTTCATTTGCTAGCCTTTTTTATCGAACGGCTACGCACTACACCCCGAGCAGTTTCTGTGGGGCGACCATCATAAATAGTCGGTTTGTACTGACTTCTGCTCACTGTCTACAACAAGACGATGAATTTTTGCTTCATACCGTTGTTTCACCAAATCTAGAAGATGAAAGCGATTTTCTTTCTAGCGCTCAGGCAAAAGCAGGAGCGTTTTACTATCCGACTAGTTTTGTCAATTCGCCAAACGAGTTGTGGCGTGATGACATTGCCATCATTGAGCTAGAATCCCCACTTCCCGTTGACGATTTGCAGTATTTGCTTAACTCAAGCATAAATAATAACTTTCCAGTGAATGGCGAATTTTATGCTTTGGGGCATGGGTATATCAATACTGATGAGCCCGGTGGAACAGAGCTACTTAAAACGCAGTTGTCCATATTGTCGAATACCCAGTGTGAGTCAGTATTTGGAGGAAAAATCAGCGATAAGCAACTTTGTTTTGGCAGTCCTGAAGTTACAGGGGGGACACAAAACTCTATTTGTGCAGGTGACTCAGGAGGACCGGTTTATTACTACTATGGTGGGGAGTATATTCAAGTTGGGATTTCCAGCTTTGGTCTTGAGACATGCGGAGATCCAAAGTATCGAGTTACCTCAGTATTTACCGACATATACGACTATCAAGGTTGGATTAATCAAGTGCTTAATGGTGAAGTCGAGCCCAAAATCTACGTTGATGTGCAGAATGGGGAACGAGTACTCGTAAAAAGCCAATTGGCCACATCGCTTCCTCCTGGGACTAGTCAGCTAGCCACGCAAAAATCGGGCGGTTCTTTTTCATTAGCGAATGTTTTCGGTTTGCTACTCTTGGTTGTATTTTCTCGTATGTCAATCCCGCTTGTACGGTTGAAAATGCCCCATTCTCATAAATAA
- the gcvT gene encoding glycine cleavage system aminomethyltransferase GcvT produces MTQDLLKTPLHALHIEAGAKMVPFAGYDMPVQYKLGVKKEHLHTRDAAGLFDVSHMGQLRLRGEGAAAFLESLVPVDIIDLPQGNQRYAFFTNEEGGIMDDLMVANFSDHLFVVVNAACKEQDINHLKAHLPEGVELEIIDDRALLALQGPKAVDVLKRFNAEVADMLFMDVKTLDILGVECIVSRSGYTGEDGYEISVPSSHAEELARKLTDEAEVEWIGLGARDSLRLECGLCLYGHDLDTTTTPVEASLLWGIQKVRRIGGEREGGFPGADIILNQIETKDVTRKRVGLVGQTKAPVREGTELFDAEDNKVGVVTSGTAGPNAGKPVSMAYVRVDLAAIGTELFADVRGKKLPMLVEKMPFVPQRYYRG; encoded by the coding sequence ATGACTCAAGATCTACTAAAAACACCACTTCATGCACTTCACATCGAAGCGGGTGCAAAAATGGTTCCTTTCGCAGGCTACGATATGCCAGTTCAATACAAGCTTGGCGTAAAGAAAGAGCACTTACACACACGTGATGCTGCGGGTCTGTTTGATGTTTCTCATATGGGACAGCTTCGTTTACGTGGTGAAGGTGCAGCAGCATTCCTTGAGTCATTGGTACCTGTCGATATCATCGACCTACCACAAGGCAACCAGCGTTATGCATTCTTTACTAATGAAGAAGGCGGCATTATGGATGACTTGATGGTAGCGAATTTTAGCGACCATCTGTTTGTCGTAGTGAATGCTGCGTGTAAAGAGCAAGACATCAACCATCTTAAAGCACACCTTCCTGAAGGTGTTGAACTGGAAATCATTGACGACCGAGCATTACTGGCACTACAAGGCCCGAAAGCGGTTGACGTACTGAAGCGCTTCAATGCTGAAGTTGCCGACATGCTGTTCATGGACGTGAAGACACTGGATATTCTTGGCGTTGAATGCATCGTAAGCCGCAGTGGTTACACAGGTGAAGACGGTTATGAAATTTCTGTACCAAGCTCTCATGCTGAAGAACTAGCACGCAAACTGACTGATGAAGCCGAAGTGGAATGGATTGGCCTTGGTGCTCGCGACTCTCTACGTCTTGAGTGTGGCCTATGTTTGTACGGTCATGACCTAGATACAACCACTACACCTGTTGAAGCAAGCCTACTTTGGGGCATTCAAAAAGTTCGTCGCATTGGTGGTGAGCGTGAAGGTGGCTTCCCAGGTGCAGATATTATCCTTAACCAAATCGAAACCAAGGATGTAACACGTAAGCGTGTTGGTCTAGTGGGTCAAACTAAGGCTCCTGTTCGTGAAGGAACTGAACTGTTTGATGCAGAAGATAACAAAGTTGGCGTAGTAACCAGTGGTACAGCTGGTCCGAATGCAGGTAAACCGGTTTCAATGGCTTATGTTCGCGTCGATTTGGCAGCGATTGGCACAGAGTTGTTTGCCGATGTCCGTGGTAAAAAGCTCCCTATGCTGGTAGAGAAAATGCCATTTGTACCTCAGCGTTACTACCGCGGTTAA